The DNA segment GACCATAACTCCACCCTGAAAAataacgcacacgcacggggcgccgcggcctcctTGCTCGTTTTTCAACGACTTCTACCGCTTCTCCTTCAGGCAGATACGAACACTggttttctctctttttttttcacaaGGCATCAAACGCgcgaaagagggggaggaaaaACAAAGGTGGGCTCTCTATTCTGCAAGTAACAGCAAGGACCAGTGAAAACGGAGAACAGAGACCCAGAGGCAAATAATTGACCGCCACCCACAATCACGCTCTTACCGCCTACACCCACACCTGCCAACTTGGATGTATGGCCACGAAGAAACGCTACAGAGCGGCGTCTCGCGCAGTGGGAAGCACGCAGAGGATAAGATGGTGTGAACGCGAGCGGTATCACTTGTTTGCTCGTTTTTACAGGCAGCATTAGGGGTTCTCATGGCACGATCTATtctcgctccgcctcctcagtCTGCGTCGCGTGCTTGGTCCGGACGGTTCTTGGGGCCGCCGGCCTGCTTCGCCACGATGATCTGGTTCACTGAAAGCACCGTGATTACAGTGTCGGTGGCTAGCCTAATTGCCCAGAGCTTGACCATGTGGGGCTCCACAATGCCAGCCTCCACGGCATCCAACGTGGTGCCATCGCTCAGATTCACACCCTGGTGCTTCTTTCCAGCGTTGTGGTCGGCCTCTAACTGCGTCACCATATCGGTACCGTTGAAACCACTAACCTCGGCAAGCGTGCGAGCCACCACCTCGAAGCTGGACGCATACTTGCGCACAGCGTACTGGTCGAGACCAGGGTTCGCTTCGGCATAGAGGGTAAGCTCTTTCTGCAGTTCCATTTCTACCGCGCCAGCACCCGCCACAAGTCGCTTGTCCTTCGTCAAAGCCTTGAACACGTtcacgccgtcgtcgatggCGCGCTCTACGTCATCCAAGACGTTCTgcgtggcgccgcgcacCACAATCGTGGACAGCTTCGAGTCGTCCTTGTCCTGGGCAAACGCCGTCACGTTCTTGCCACCAATGTCAAGCACGTCCACTGAGTCACACGCGCCCATGTCCTCCATAGACGGTGCGTCTAGGCGGGTCAACACGCGAGCGCCGACGGCCGCACAAAGACGACGAAGATCGAACTTAGATGGGACGCGCACCGCCATCATGCCGAGGCGATTGATGAAGTGCAGCGCCAGATCGCCAAAACTGGAGTTGGAAACGATAACGTTGGCGCCAGAATTGTGAATGTTCGAGATGATCTCCAGCAtaatctcctcctccttgcgtgAGTACTGGATGAGATCGTCGGCGTTCTCAATCAGCGCTGTCCCTTTTGTCTCCAAAGACGGCACGTCCACAGCGCAGCTGTACACGGCCACCTTGGCGTTCTTGAGGTGCTTCAGATTGCTCTCTGTGTTGCGGCCGATCACGAAGCCACGGACGAGCTTCGTGGAGAGAATCGACTCGCCGTCGAGCTTCACCACGCGCACGTTGTCCACGTTGAAAGAGCGAACGTTCGATGGGGACACGTTGATGCAGGCCTCCGCTACAAGATCCGCGAGGAAGTCCTCATATCCGTACTGCTTTGACGCAATCGAGGTACGAATCGCATCCACCACCTGCTCCTTGCGGAGGCAGTCATCGGCGGTCTTGCACACCATCgtgtccagcagctccaaGCTCTTGTTGCCCGCCTTCTTATAGCCTTCGACAATCTCGCTCGGGTGCAATCCCATCCGCACCAGCGACTCCGCCTGCGAAAGAAGCTCGCCACAGAGTGTCACCACAAAGTTGGTGCCATCACCAACCTCCTCTTGCATGGCGTTGGCAGCCTGCAccagcagcttcgccgcggggtgctccacctccagctcgcgcaaaatggtggcggcgtcgtgcgTGACAAACAGCTTGTTGAGATGGTTGATGACCATCTTGCACAGCCCGTTCGGGCCCATGGAGCTGCGCGTGATTTTCGACAGCTCGCGGCATGCTTCAATATTCTTCAGCACCGGATCGTCTAAGAACGTCGAGCCATCCTTCAGCATGCTCTGCGGGCCTGTCTGCATAAACGACATGGTAGCAAAAGACGGCTGAGAACAGAGAAATACGGGCGTGCAGGAATTCTGCGCAGGAGTCCTTTTGGCTTATTGTGATGAGCAATGGTGATGAAAAGCAGCTGTATGTGCGCAGCTACGATAGCACCTCCGGCGACGCGACAGGTAAAAAGAGCAGGCGATAGCTTTTCTTCACCGAGACAACGCCCAGTTCCCCGCACATGTATACACAAAGGggaaacgaaaacaaaagagaaaCGAGGAAAAGGTGGAAATTGAAGAGTGGAACAGGCTCTTGGCACCTTCTTTTCCCCTGCGCCAACGTTCGCGCACGTGTAAGTTACAGTGACAGAAACTAGCGAAATCCCGCGCTCGGTGGACGAACCGTAGACTGATGCACATGGCGAGAGCGACTACTTAACGGCACTGCCCATGAGAACCGCACATCCGGGCAGCtacccgcccccccccccacacacacacacgcagctgcacggTGAGTCCAGCTTCGTTTCAAAAGTCTAAGCGCATTTCCTAAGAGACAGGGAACACAAAAAACCACATATGAAGTGAAATGGTTCGTCGATGTGATCATgggcatgcatgcatgttAAGCGAGCACCTTTAGAGATGGATTAGGAATCAATTAAACAGTTTAGCCCCATAACAACTACTGCCTCTGTTTCCGAGCACGGATCTACACTGCAGAGCACGATGACAACTGTGAAGACTGTTGTTGAGACCAAAACTGAGCGtcaccgccatcgccaccggTTCAGGATCCACGGAGACGTGCGACCAATGTACTCCAAAAAGCACGGGCGAATAATTCAGCATCGCAGCAAGAGTCCTCCCTCGCCATCTTCTAGTACTTCTCGCCACACAGTCACGCCTCCACTTTTCTACGCTTCCGCGGCGACTCTGCCGACTCCGTCACGGGCTTAAACTGGAAAGCGTGACCAAATATGGGCAAGCCCACGCGCTTGCTATTTGTACTTGTGGCCGCAACACGGATGTGAAGAATGTTCTTGAGCGGCACTGCGTCAGGGTGCTTGACAAACTTGTCCAAGAAGGCTATAATGTTCTCGACAATTTCCTGGGTCGAGAGCCCGGTGTGTCCCACGCGGCACGTGACCTGGTTGTCGCCACGGCGCGTCACCACGACAGTGTGCACCGCCTTTCGAAGCTTTTCCGGAAACTTGCCTTTGCTGCTCACCCATGCGGGAACCTTGCGGTGCTCAAGAAACTCTCCTGTCAGCTGCCGCGGGTACTTGGTGAGCCCGTACACAATGAAGTGGTCGTAGCTCTTGGCAAACGAACGCACCGCCACAGGGTCTGCCACCTTGGCCGCGAGTTTCTTGCTATCAATAACGCGCCTCACACGCTTAGCAACTgcatcgccgtcctcgctCAGAGCGAAAACTAGGTCCTTATACttccgctgcggtggcggtgtgaTCAAGCACAGAGTTCCGCTGACAACTTCGTGCGGCACCACGAAGTACAGTGGAAcacggtgcgctgcaggagcagcgagAAAGGCAATTTGAACATCAACAGGCACGTTGTTGCTCTCTCGCACCGGCGCGAAAAGATCATCTACGTCGTTGCCTGACGTCTGCGCGGCGGTCTCTGAGGCAATAAAGGACACGAGCTTCTTTACAGCCTCCTCCGTTCGAACAAGAAAACTCATCCTGCCGCACTAGAGCACAATACCACTGCAGGTGCCGAAGACAAAAAAGACACGGAATGAGGTATATCGCTGCAGTTGTGCAAGGTGGGGCAAGCATCCAAAGGCGAGCCAGTCCGTGTGTGCCGTTCAAGATGTGTATGCGTCATATTTCGTGATTCGGATAGGAGAGAGAcgtcgacgcacacacgcagaagAAGGAAAtgtgggagagagaaacgggAACGCGTGAAACGCGAGGGGACAACAAGGTTGCCGCCGAAGCCCGTCTTCGACTTTGCATCGGTCTCCTCTTCCACGGCGTGTGCTATGGTGCACTGTGTACACGAGCCACAGCGCACCATAGCTCCACAAAGGCGTGTCAGTGCACCGCACAATTAGTTTATTTCGTCACGTGCAAAGGCAAAACCACTTACGAAAAATAAAAACACTGTGCGATATAGCACACAAAACACGGTATCGAGAACGGTTCTTGTCCTCCGATCATGCACAGCGGTATGGCCGTAGTTCGGGGGTAGCCCGAAAGACGCTGGGAACAGAGGGATCCCAAAGGCACGCTTCGGCAGAGCCACAACAGATTTCGCTTACCCGCACACCcgccatacacacacacacacaccttgGAACGTACCCCTATCCAGTCTCCCATTGTAGAGGTTTCACCGAGAGCGTCTCCTTCAGCGCAGCTTTGCACCGGGGCTCTTCTGCTAGCGCTGGGTAACgggcacgccgccggcacccGGGAACGTGTACCAGTCACTCAGTTCAGTTTCGCAATCATGCCAGTTGGAAGACCCACGTGCACGACCGCCGAGGAGTATGTCTTTTGTGTTTTCTTATCCGTGAATGGCAAAACGCGCAGCGAACCACACGCGAACACGAGATCGCCATACACGAGCGTTCTGCCAAGCGTTCTAAAGGCAGCTGAGCTGCAGCGAACAGGAATCACCTCCGACTCGCTCTCGGACGAATCGGGGACAAAAAGCGACAAAAGCAACGCCCCGTCACTCGAAACTTCGCTATCCAGCACGCGGCCCGCCACAGTAATGTTACTCACAGACTGCGCGTACGGTTTCAGCTCCACTTCCGTCCACGCCGACCGTTGCGCCGACGAGCCGAAGGGCGATGTCATCGTGAGGTCCACCGGGCTGGGAATGAAGGCCGGTAAGTCCGGAACCTCGCGCTTCTCGTTTCGCCGCCCATTTCGCAGCTCCTTCGGCAGCTCCTCCCCATGCTTGGCCTTGCTATGCATTCGAAGGCCGTCATAAGTCGAAAAGCTCTTCTTGCAAACGGTGCACACGTGCGTCGCGGTGGGCCCCACCTCAGCCGGCCGGCTCGCGGAAGACGCtgagaaagaggaaaagaagacggCGTCATGAgcctcagcgccgcctgccaccgcagctgcgtccCTCGCAGCATAcggggctgctgccgacgaAGATTCGGTGAAAGGGCTCGGAGCTGCGGCGAACGGGGACGGAGTGAGAGCACTAGCAGCATCCACAAACGGTGAGGCCGGAGCCTCAAACGAGGCCGCCGATCGCGCGGCAATCCCGggctcggcagcggcctgATCTGCTGGTTTCTTCAGCGAGCCGAACGGAGAGAGACCTTGCCCAGCAAACGGAAAATCCGTCGTCCCAGCAAAAGGCGAGtcgttggcgccggcggcgaagggagaagagacgACGCTGATCGTGGTCGACGGttcctcggcggcgctcgGAGCTGGGGTCGTAGCAGGAGACGGAGTCTGCCCAAACATGGGGAGCTGTCCAAACGGCGTTACAGGCGCCGTTTGCTGCTCTGCCAACCCCACCCTCGGGGCGGTTTTTGCAGCGTCCTTTGCTAGTTTTCGGAGGAACGGGTTCGGGCACCGAGCAGGACGCAATGGACCGAAAGACTCACCACACGCCAGCGCAAACGCGTCACCTATACCAATGCTGTAAAAGTTGACCTCGTTCTTCGTGAGCGGACCACCCGCGTCGGGGGGATACGGGCCACCCTCGAACGGGTTCTCACCCTCCGGATTCATGACGCCGTACAACGGCTCGGCGCCGTCAGACGGGCGAGCGGCAAACACGCGCATTACCATGCTACTGTGAACAAACTGATCCCCCATACGCTTCACCCCCGTGTCATCCCATACAGAGAGCATCTTTTCCATCACAAGACTTGGCACCTCGCGTTCGGCTTGGTGAAGTGGCTTTGGTGCCGGCTTCTCACGGCGCGCGGCACGCTCGTGAGTGTCTGGCACGATCGCTGTAACGACGGTTGGTGCCTGCGGAGGTGCATTACGAAATACACCCACCGGTGTCTGCAACGCCTGATCCTCTCCCTGTCCCGGTCCAGCGCCTGCCTCCACCGTGCCCTCACCACTGTGCACCTGCTGAAGGTGCAGCTTTGCCGCCATCTCCAAGCGAAACGACTTTTTGCAAACGCTACAGTGGAAGCGCCGGTCCGGGACGGCACTTTGATTCCGCACAGCCCCCAACAGAGCGGCGTTTGAGGCACCTTTCGCGGAGGCGACAGCGCCCGACGCGTGTAAGGGCCAAGACGATACTTGGGGAagccggcgcagcgtgcagcggctcgctgcagcagcggccaagACACCGATCCGCCTCTTCATTGTCATCACCTTcggcggggagggaggtcAGAGAAAGAAAATGCACGGAAGAGCGGCACCTCAGGTTAATTTCTGTCGTTCTACAACTTTTATCCAAAGGTCCAAACTGCGAACGTCGAAGGAGAAAATTGATGTGAGCAGAGAGAGTGCACGGTAGAGGAGAAATCaggagaaaacaaagagCTGCATGGCACAAGCAGCACCAGGCgagctcccccccccaactGCCACTGCGAGACTTCGCGCCGAAAAACGCGACCCTGGCATAGAAGAAAAGTACAGAAGCGCAGCGGAAAGCGCACCTTCAAAGGCGAAAACTACTGCCCTCTTCCGCGGGAATTTTGGTTTGACCTTAACGACACTCTGTTGTCAGAGCTACAAAAACGCCAAAATGTCTAAAGAGCAGAAGCACTACCGCGCTCGAGCCACAAGAGCCGCGACTCCACCTTAAACTAGTTGAGCGACCGATACAATGGAGCCTAGTGAGTCCGTTACTAGCAACTCAGTGGTGGTGAAGTAGGTGCCGTGAACAGGCACATACCTAGGTTTGTGGACGAGCTTAGATACAACGTGGACGagctccccctctctcagATTTGCGAAGCAGTATCCTGCCATAGCCGCTCCTCGGCACCGCAGGTGAAACACCTGCTGCGAAGCAACTGCGCGCAGAGTTGGAGGCCACCGCGCCGGGATGCCGCACTCCGTCAAGAGCAGCTTGCATGACCACTCCGGTTCTCCCTGGAGAGCCCCGCGACTAGGGTTCTGAATAACACCGACGCACGCATGAATAGAGAGCTCGCCCATCGAAGAAACCGCCGCACTACCTTGCAGTAGTGCCCTTGAGAAACGCATTTTTCAATGCCACCTGGTGCACATGCTCGCAGAGTCACGTTGCACGGCTATCATCGCGCCCACCGTGTACACGCAAAGGAAAACCAATAAGAGCAAAACAGAGtaagagaaaagggaaagtAGACGAATAGCACAGAAAGCATGGCAACAAACAGCGGAGGCATTGCAGAGAAGACCGATGTCATTCTCATGGGCCATCAGTTCCTTCTCGCGCAGTTAAGAGTAACCGCACTTACGCTGAAGGCGCGCGATAAGCGCCGGGAACACATAATGTCGACCGCTACAACCCCTCGTCCCGAtcacacagcagcgccacacaaGTACCGTATATCCTCAGATTGCATACAGAAAGCACGCTCGATGTACCGTTCCGGCATTGACCATCGATGAATACTTTCCCTTTCTGTGCGATTTCCTTCATTGTTACAAAGCCCAAAAATTTAATGACCGACAGAGAAAAGACGCACGTCCTTGTCGTAGCGCTAATTTCACTATCCTGTCCATTCTCCAATTTTTCCTTCTCAAAATTGTGCCCATGAAAACGGCAGTCAGCGCACGCATCGTTAGCTTTCTCTACTCTTTTCACATCAATGTTGCTAGATAGGGCGCAGGTTGGCAAAGAGCTGTCGACAGAACGCTTGCATGGACGCCAACACGAAGAAAgcaaagcaaaaagaaagggaaaaaagaagaagcgctAGCACTCTCTTGTCCTCCCCCCATATAACGAACAAGTCTAATCCTTGATAGAAACAGCAAGGGATGGCAGGGCAGCCTATAAACGCCACATCCCTTGCAGTCCTACAAATCTTCCTCGTCACTGTTGCCGGAGGGGCCGCCAGATGGAGCGGCCGAGGCGGTCAGGTGAGACTTCACAAACGCCTTGATGTCATCCGCAGTGCGGCCTCCCTCGTACACGATTGGCGGCTTGCCGGCGGGGATGAAGTAAATCGTTGGAAACCCGGACACCTCAAACTTCTCGCGGTCAAAGTCGTTCGTCGTGGCGTCCATCTTTGCAATGATCACATTCTCGGACTCGAGACTCTTGGCCACTTTCTCGTAGACGGGGTGCAGCTTCTGGCAGTGCCCGCACCACGGCGCGTAGAAGAGCAGCATCACGTTTTGTGTGCCGTCCGTGTACTTCGCAAAAGTCTGACCCACCACCGTCGTGAGGCCGTTCACCGTCTCCTTAGCAGGAATCGCATCGGACATCAGGGTCTGCTTCGTCTCGCCTTTGATGTACTTCTCCACAAACGCAGCGACAGACTCGGCGGTGACTGGGGTGTACGTCTCCATCAcgtgatggcggcgctcgAAATCGACCACAAACGCCGGGAACTTCGCATCCTCAGGAATGCCCAGCTGGCGCGAGACGGGGCGGTACTGATCGCCGTCAATGAACGTTAGCAACACCTGCGAGCGGTActtctccgccaccgccacgagTGACCCCTTCAGCGCAGGATCCGTGTTCTTGTCGACGAACACCCACCCAAGAGGCTTACCCTTGTTCGCTTCCATGTACTTCTGAAAGCTCTCCTGGCCCAGCTCGCCAAAGTAGTCCAACACAGCAGTCGCGAGAAAGCGCTTCACCGACTCCGCCGTcatcggcgcagcgccggtgtACGCCTCGCGCTCCGCATTCTTGCGATACACCGTAACCGACTCCATGGCATCATTCGGAGATATGGCTGCATCCGTCACGAGCACAAAGTTCATCTGCGAGCGGAGAGAGTCCGCCACCTTGGTTATCATCGACGCCATCTCCGAGTCGGCGCTCGCTGTTTTCACCACACACAGCGGGAAAGTCTCCTTCTTGAGTTCCTCCAGCTCTTCAGCCTTTGAGATGGCCTTTATCGATGGACCGACATGCGCCTTCATGTACGACGCGAtgccggcagcagtgcgGGGGCCATCGTAGTCCTTCACTTTCTCACCGTTACGGAAGATGTACAATGTGGGGAACCCCTTGATTTGGTACTTCTCAGCGAGGCTCTCCTCTTTGGTGCAGTCGACCTCTGCAAGGGTCGCGATCCCGGCCAGCATGTCAGCGGCCTTTACAAACTCCGGAGCCAGTGTCTTGCAGTGGCCGCACCACGGAGCGTAAAACTTGACCAACGTTAGATCCCCGCTTACGATTTTGTCAAAGTTGTCCTTGGTGGCCACCTGCACCTCTGCGGATGCTACGCAGAAGAGAATCGCGCACACAACAAAAGCAAGGAATGAGCGCTGCATTTTTCtttgcaaaaaaaaaaaacagtaTCAATACGAATAGGATAAAGATGAGCGCTGCACCGAAAGCAAGAGCCGGGAATGGCGTACACGTTGCCAGTAGGCAGCAGCTCACAGCAGACAATACGCAGAGAAAGACACGTTGCGCGCCCGCACAAGAACGGAGAGCGCAGaatacacagagagacaagagTGGGCAGAAGAGAGCAAGACAAGAGGACGAGAAACAGTCACGAGTTTGTAAGACAGGTTGAAATGGCGCGCACGTTTACATTCTCCGCCACGACGAGATGACGTTGTGTCGCCTTCAAGATCGTACTTGTCCGTCAGGAAAAAGTACTGCCGAGAACCCCAACCTCATTAACACGTTGCACAAGGCTCCAGGCATgtccttttctccttttaCTGGCATCCTAGGGCATTTCAACCAGAAAGGGAAAGGAAGCTGGGCACTGAGAGACACACTGGTGCACATCGCGAGTGTCACAAGACTCACTTCGTGCTGGGTATCGCGTTTACCATGAGAAGCGTTCAAGTCATCCGAGCACCGAAGAGAAACGCGCCGACCAAATACGTGCTTCCTTCAGAGATTTTACTTCGTCAACTACATTCTTATTTATCCATAGCTGCGTAGAAATTAGAACGGCACACACCACGCAAAGTAGGAAACTAAGATTTAGTACTAGTTGTGAATAAAGTATGATAAAAACAAATAGCAGCACAAACGCggtacgaaaaaaaaaagagtggctacaacaacaacagaaaacGCAGCAATCACTCGCTGGCAACCAAGTACGATGCTGCTTTCCACGGCATCTTTACTCACTCATACCATTTTTGATGCGTCCCCGTCTGAAATTGCAGGCAACAGTACTCAAATTGCGGTGCGAAACAGTACTTCTTCCGCGATGCCACATGGCCGTGTTTCGTTACCAGACGAGAGCCACAACAGAGAGTAGAAAAGAAGGGGAAAAGATAGCAGGAAGTGTTCTCTTTTAGTAGACTTATCCCCGAGGTTCGAATGAAAAAGGAAGGAATTAAAACAAACCGAGCGCCTCTATAGCTTGTGATCATCTCGGCCGAAATTTCACCCACACGGGTATTTTACCTAAGTAGGAAAAAACAACACtgccttcttttcttttccttccctACTGGAACGTGCTCCCGCTAGGACACGACAAGCCGGAACGTCCAGATTGCGCCACTCATTCGTGCAGCTCTGCGTCGGATCTACCTCCCGTTCTTGGTTTACGCTGAATTCAGTGCAGGCGTAGTGGAGATACGGTACAAGACGTCAAAGTTCATCTTGGTGATCTTCCAGACTCCTTCCACGTGAAACGGCAGCCCATTGTCCTCCGAGAACTTGCGCAGAATGCGCCGCACCTCCGGGTACCGGTAGCGGGGAACCATCGGAAGAAGGTGATGCTCCAGCTGGTACTGCATGCCCCCAAAAAACCACTCAAAAAAGGGGTCGGAGCAGTGAACGCCACGGGTGGCGCGATGCTGATCAACAACGTAGTTGTACGGTTCGTCATGTTCGATCATCTCCTCTGTCTGGTGGTtcaccgtcaccaccacggcGACAAAAAAACCACCAAGCAGCACGCTGCCCAGGGAAACCTTCCACGGCAACAGCGCCAACCACAGGTAATTGAGCGCCATCAGCGAGAGTTCGAGCCTGTTACCGCTTTCGAGTGCAAACCGAAGCGACTGAATTCGCCACGAAACGTACAAGAGAGCGTACGCGGCAAGGTAGAACGTGTACTGGTACTGCCGGCACGCGGTGTCCTCGGATACATCCGGCACCCACAGGAACAGGGCAGGCTCGTTGTGGATGTCCGCGTCCATGCCTTTGCGGTTCACAAAAATATGATGACTGTTGTGCTTGTTTGACCACCACTCAACCGAGAAGGCATTGATCATGCCGCCACAGGCTTTGGCGAGGAAGCGGGCAAACTTGCCCCGAGCATGCGTGAAATCATGCGCAAGCCAGCCGCCCTGCTGCATGCCTAATCCAATCAGAAAGGTGGCCAGAAAAGGACGCGAGTAGCTCAGGTACGTTCCGACAACGCAGAGCACAATGACGGGCATAATGTTCCGTGCAAAGTCGATAATCCACCTCCGCTCAAACCACCCCTCGCTTCGCAACCGCTGAAGGAGCTTCTCGAAGTTAAGCGACACCTGATCGCGAGATTCATCGCCTTCCttgagcggcagcgccttcaTGCGCTTCAGCTTCTGAATCGCCTCCTTCGAGTGCAGCGAGTAGAAAGCATCTGTGGCATCCTTTCCATGGAACTCATCACACATCTGCGCCCCACCAGGGTGCGAGTTGCGCCAGGATGTGCAGTCGTACCAATTGTCGTCAATGCGAATCACGCACTTCGGCAACGAGCTGCGGTACTTGTACGGGGGAGTGAGCTCGAAGACCATATTCGACGTGTTGCGCGGCGCTTGAACACCTTctgtgaaaaaaaaaacgatcGAGTAACcgatgaaaaaaaaaacgaaagtGTGACGAGATTAGGACAAAAAAATGAGAAAAAGAATAGAAAGCACCCTTCGCTTTCCATAGCACAGGTACCACAGTaagaaaaggaggaagaaCAAGTATATAGTTGTCAGCTAAGCTGGCACGGCTGAATCACCAGCTACGCAAACGACCTCGCCAGCACGCCGCCAACAGCATAGGAGACAGATTGGCAGGCGCGCGAGGACAACATCTGCTGAGAGCACGCGTGCTCgacctcttcctcgtcgtcaACCACTCTCGCACGTAAAACACAAGAGGACACGTCCTCCAGTGGCATACCTTC comes from the Leishmania infantum JPCM5 genome chromosome 36 genome and includes:
- a CDS encoding putative T-complex protein 1, theta subunit, giving the protein MSFMQTGPQSMLKDGSTFLDDPVLKNIEACRELSKITRSSMGPNGLCKMVINHLNKLFVTHDAATILRELEVEHPAAKLLVQAANAMQEEVGDGTNFVVTLCGELLSQAESLVRMGLHPSEIVEGYKKAGNKSLELLDTMVCKTADDCLRKEQVVDAIRTSIASKQYGYEDFLADLVAEACINVSPSNVRSFNVDNVRVVKLDGESILSTKLVRGFVIGRNTESNLKHLKNAKVAVYSCAVDVPSLETKGTALIENADDLIQYSRKEEEIMLEIISNIHNSGANVIVSNSSFGDLALHFINRLGMMAVRVPSKFDLRRLCAAVGARVLTRLDAPSMEDMGACDSVDVLDIGGKNVTAFAQDKDDSKLSTIVVRGATQNVLDDVERAIDDGVNVFKALTKDKRLVAGAGAVEMELQKELTLYAEANPGLDQYAVRKYASSFEVVARTLAEVSGFNGTDMVTQLEADHNAGKKHQGVNLSDGTTLDAVEAGIVEPHMVKLWAIRLATDTVITVLSVNQIIVAKQAGGPKNRPDQARDAD
- the PDI-2 gene encoding protein disulfide isomerase, with protein sequence MQRSFLAFVVCAILFCVASAEVQVATKDNFDKIVSGDLTLVKFYAPWCGHCKTLAPEFVKAADMLAGIATLAEVDCTKEESLAEKYQIKGFPTLYIFRNGEKVKDYDGPRTAAGIASYMKAHVGPSIKAISKAEELEELKKETFPLCVVKTASADSEMASMITKVADSLRSQMNFVLVTDAAISPNDAMESVTVYRKNAEREAYTGAAPMTAESVKRFLATAVLDYFGELGQESFQKYMEANKGKPLGWVFVDKNTDPALKGSLVAVAEKYRSQVLLTFIDGDQYRPVSRQLGIPEDAKFPAFVVDFERRHHVMETYTPVTAESVAAFVEKYIKGETKQTLMSDAIPAKETVNGLTTVVGQTFAKYTDGTQNVMLLFYAPWCGHCQKLHPVYEKVAKSLESENVIIAKMDATTNDFDREKFEVSGFPTIYFIPAGKPPIVYEGGRTADDIKAFVKSHLTASAAPSGGPSGNSDEEDL
- a CDS encoding RNA editing comple protein MP63; its protein translation is MTMKRRIGVLAAAAASRCTLRRLPQVSSWPLHASGAVASAKGASNAALLGAVRNQSAVPDRRFHCSVCKKSFRLEMAAKLHLQQVHSGEGTVEAGAGPGQGEDQALQTPVGVFRNAPPQAPTVVTAIVPDTHERAARREKPAPKPLHQAEREVPSLVMEKMLSVWDDTGVKRMGDQFVHSSMVMRVFAARPSDGAEPLYGVMNPEGENPFEGGPYPPDAGGPLTKNEVNFYSIGIGDAFALACGESFGPLRPARCPNPFLRKLAKDAAKTAPRVGLAEQQTAPVTPFGQLPMFGQTPSPATTPAPSAAEEPSTTISVVSSPFAAGANDSPFAGTTDFPFAGQGLSPFGSLKKPADQAAAEPGIAARSAASFEAPASPFVDAASALTPSPFAAAPSPFTESSSAAAPYAARDAAAVAGGAEAHDAVFFSSFSASSASRPAEVGPTATHVCTVCKKSFSTYDGLRMHSKAKHGEELPKELRNGRRNEKREVPDLPAFIPSPVDLTMTSPFGSSAQRSAWTEVELKPYAQSVSNITVAGRVLDSEVSSDGALLLSLFVPDSSESESEVIPVRCSSAAFRTLGRTLVYGDLVFACGSLRVLPFTDKKTQKTYSSAVVHVGLPTGMIAKLN
- a CDS encoding putative delta-6 fatty acid desaturase, which produces MVFELTPPYKYRSSLPKCVIRIDDNWYDCTSWRNSHPGGAQMCDEFHGKDATDAFYSLHSKEAIQKLKRMKALPLKEGDESRDQVSLNFEKLLQRLRSEGWFERRWIIDFARNIMPVIVLCVVGTYLSYSRPFLATFLIGLGMQQGGWLAHDFTHARGKFARFLAKACGGMINAFSVEWWSNKHNSHHIFVNRKGMDADIHNEPALFLWVPDVSEDTACRQYQYTFYLAAYALLYVSWRIQSLRFALESGNRLELSLMALNYLWLALLPWKVSLGSVLLGGFFVAVVVTVNHQTEEMIEHDEPYNYVVDQHRATRGVHCSDPFFEWFFGGMQYQLEHHLLPMVPRYRYPEVRRILRKFSEDNGLPFHVEGVWKITKMNFDVLYRISTTPALNSA